The following coding sequences are from one Candidatus Poribacteria bacterium window:
- the pduL gene encoding phosphate propanoyltransferase has translation MVDRSLVDVIAARVLSQLKPPSDNASAITGSDAGEDDRHAFHSYAEEVRACATTAGKRTIPVGISARHAHITQEHLDQLFGEGSELSVHAPLYQPGEFAAKETVTVVGPRMRAIEHVRILGPLRKYTQVELAPTDCVYVGIRAPIRESGNLGDAIPVTLVGPRGSIYLKAAICPTRHIHLNPAEADYYGVRDRQLVQVRISGERALTFENVRIRVHPNVIAQMHLDTDDANAAGLRGGEGIELILC, from the coding sequence ATGGTCGATAGGTCGCTCGTCGATGTTATTGCCGCTCGCGTCCTGAGCCAACTCAAGCCGCCTTCTGACAATGCCTCCGCGATCACCGGGAGCGACGCCGGGGAGGACGATCGTCACGCGTTCCATTCGTATGCCGAGGAGGTCCGCGCCTGCGCGACAACCGCCGGCAAGCGCACCATCCCGGTCGGCATCTCGGCACGGCACGCTCACATCACGCAGGAGCACCTGGATCAGCTCTTCGGCGAAGGCTCCGAGCTGTCGGTTCACGCGCCTCTCTACCAGCCGGGAGAGTTCGCGGCGAAGGAGACGGTCACGGTCGTGGGACCACGCATGCGGGCAATCGAGCACGTGCGGATTCTGGGACCCCTCAGGAAGTACACGCAGGTCGAACTCGCGCCGACGGACTGCGTTTACGTTGGCATCCGCGCCCCGATTCGCGAATCCGGGAACCTCGGTGATGCGATCCCCGTGACGCTGGTCGGTCCTCGTGGGTCGATCTACCTGAAGGCGGCGATCTGTCCGACGCGGCACATCCACCTGAACCCCGCGGAGGCGGACTACTACGGCGTCCGTGATCGGCAGCTCGTCCAGGTGCGGATCAGCGGCGAGCGGGCGCTCACGTTCGAGAACGTTCGTATCCGAGTGCACCCCAACGTCATCGCCCAGATGCACCTGGACACCGACGATGCCAACGCGGCAGGTCTTCGCGGCGGCGAAGGCATCGAGCTGATTCTCTGCTAG